From a single Arvicanthis niloticus isolate mArvNil1 chromosome 19, mArvNil1.pat.X, whole genome shotgun sequence genomic region:
- the Gapt gene encoding protein GAPT: protein MLKSFASCTVGVAVGVSLLVLLLVCGIGCAWHWNHRETAPLQLNLPKFIQRRSSRHKDYTKAVGLSAYVTSLSTKTSVETKGHKSTSKRNRMHANYENVEVGPPRAEGATEKALYENTEPSHLEEHVYGNQTDPLYYNFQKPSLPPPQDEDIYILPDCD, encoded by the coding sequence ATGCTGAAAAGCTTTGCGAGTTGTACCGTGGGTGTGGCTGTCGGTGTTTCCCTACTCGTACTCTTGCTGGTCTGTGGGATTGGATGTGCTTGGCACTGGAATCACAGGGAAACCGCACCACTGCAACTTAACTTACCGAAGTTTATACAAAGAAGGAGCAGCAGGCATAAAGACTACACGAAAGCCGTCGGTTTGAGTGCCTATGTGACTAGCCTAAGCACTAAAACCTCAGTGGAGACCAAAGGCCACAAATCTACCTCCAAGAGAAATAGGATGCATGCCAACTATGAAAATGTGGAAGTGGGCCCTCCCCGCGCTGAAGGGGCAACTGAGAAGGCCCTGTACGAAAACACGGAGCCGTCTCACCTCGAGGAGCATGTCTACGGGAATCAAACGGACCCCCTCTATTATAACTTCCAGAAACctagtcttcctcctcctcaagaTGAAGACATATACATCCTTCCAGATTGCGACTAG